The nucleotide window GGGATGTGCGACGCGATGGCCAGCACCGGCGCGCCCGAGCGGTGCGCGTCGAACAGGCCGTTGATCAGGTGCAGGTTGCCCGGCCCGCAGCTGCCCGCGCAGACGGCGAGCTTGCCGGTGACCTGGGCTTCGGCCGCCGCGGCGAAGGCGGCGGTCTCCTCGTGGCGGACGTGCACCCACTCGATGCCGTCGGTGCGGCGGACCGCGTCGACGATCGGGTTCAGGCTGTCCCCGACGATGCCGTAGATGCGCTCGACCCCGGCGTCGCGCAGGGTCCTGACCAGTTGTTCTGCCACGGTAGCCATACCTCCAGCGTGGCGCGCGACGATCGATGCGTCCAATGCCTGATTGGGGGAAAATCCATACACTGAGGGCATGGACGTCCAGACGCTGCGGCTGTTCCGGGAGGTCGCGGCCGGCGCGACCGTCACCGAGACCGCCGCGCGGGCCCACCTCACCCAGCCGGCCCTGTCCCGCGCCCTCCGGCGGCTGGAGCACGAGGCCGGCGCCGAGCTGTTCCGCCGGTCCGGGCGGGTGCTGCGGCTGACGCCGGCCGGGCACGCGTTCAGGCGGCACGTCGACCTCGTGCTCGACCAGCTCGACCAGGGCCTGCGCGAGGTCGGGGAGATCGTCGCGCCGGACACCGGGGTCGTCCCGCTGGCGTTCCTGCACACCTTCGGCACGTGGCTGGTGCCCGCGGTGCTGAGCGGCTTCCTCGGCGAGCACCCCGGCGCGCGCTTCGAGCTGCGGCAGCACGGCGAGGCCGGGCTCGAGGAAGAGCTCCTCGACGGCACCGCGGACGTCGTCATCACCAGCGGCGACCCCGGGCACCCCCAGCTGCACTGGTCCCGGCTGCTCGTCGAGCCGCTGCGGCTCGCGGTGCCCCCGCGCCACCGGCTCGCCGGGCGGCGGCGGGTGCGCCTCGCCGACGTCGCGGCCGAGACGTTCATCCTGCTGCGCCCGGGATACGCGCTGCGCGAGACGACCGAGCGGCTGTGCGCCGAGGCCGGGTTCGCCCCGCGCATCGGGTTCGAAGGCGACGAGGTGGAGACCCTGCGCGGGCTCGTGACCGCCGGGCTGGGCGTGGCCGTCGTGCCGCTCCCCCACACGGCGGAGTTCCCGGCGCCCCACCTCGAACTGACCGATGTGGACGCCGCGCGCGACATCGGGCTCGCGTGGGCGGCAGGGCGGAATCTTCCGCCGTTGAGCGAAACCTTCCGCCGGCACGTCCTGGCCGCCGCCCCGCGGCTGGTGGCCACCGGCGACGACCGTCCACAAGGGACGATGTGAGAAGTGCCTTACGGGACAGCGGAACCCGTGCTGGTATGACAGGGTGGAGGCATGGTCGCCGCGCTGAGATCCTTCCTGCTGTCCTGGACCTCCGTCACCCCGGTGCTCGGCGTGCTCGTGCTGGCGCTCGCCTGGGGCCGCGACCTCGGCCCGGTCTTCGTGGCCCTCGTCGCCGTCGCGCTGGGGGCGACCGTGCTGGCCGCGGTGCACCACGCCGAAGTCGTCGCCCACCGCGTCGGGGAGCCGTTCGGTTCGCTGGTGCTCGCGGTGGCGGTCACGGTCATCGAGGTCGCGCTGATCGTCACGATGATGGTCTCCGGCGGCCCGGAGGCCGGTTCGCTCGCGCGGGACACCGTGTTCGCCGCCGTCATGATCACGACCAACGGCATCGTCGGCATCTCCCTGCTCGTCGGCGCCCGCCGCTACGGCTCGACGCTGTTCAACTCCGAAGGCAGCGGGGCCGCGCTGGCCACGGTCGCGACGCTGGCCACGCTGAGCCTGGTGCTCCCGGCGTTCACCTCCAGCACGCCGGGACCGGCGTTCTCCCCCACCCAGCTGACGTTCGCGGCGCTGGCGTCCCTGGTGCTGTACGGGACGTTCGTGCTGACGCAGACGGTGCGCCACCGCGACTTCTTCCTGCCGGTGGCGGCGGACGGCGCGGTCAAGGAGGACGACCACGCCGACCCGCCGTCGAACCGCGCCGCCCTGGGCAGCCTGGTGCTGCTGCTGGTGGCGCTGGTCGCGGTGGTCGGGCTGGCGAAGGTGGAGTCACCGGCGATCGAGGCCGGCGTGCGAGCGGCCGGGTTCCCGCAGTCGTTCGTCGGCGTGGTGATCGCGCTGCTGGTCCTGCTCCCGGAGACGCTGGCGGCGGTCCGCGCGGCCCAGCGCGACCGGATGCAGATCAGCCTGAACCTGGCGTACGGCTCGGCGATCGCCAGCATCGGCCTGACGATCCCGGCGATCGCGCTGGCGTCGGTGTGGCTGCCGGGCCAGCTGCTGCTCGGCCTGGGCTCGACCCAGATCGTGCTGCTGGCCCTGACGGTGGTGGTGAGCGTCCTGACGGTGGTCCCCGGCCGGGCGACCCGCCTCCAGGGCGGCGTGCACCTGGTCCTGCTGGCGGGCTTCCTCGTGCTGGCCATCAACCCCTGACGCCGTGTCGTCCCCCTGATCACGCGTGTCGACCCTCCCATCACGAGTGATGCACCTTCAATCACGCGAGAAGCCTCGCCGGGCACGGCCGATGCCCGGTCCGCCCCACGACCGGCAGGCCGCCACCCGTGCGGGAAGGGGCATCGCCCGTGATGGGAGGGTCGACACGCGTGATGGGAGAGTCGACACGCGTGATTGGAGGGTCGACACGGGTCAGGCGGTGGTGACTTCGATGCCGACCACGCAGGTGTCGTCGTCGGTGTCGGCCGTGCTGTAGGTGAGCAGCCTGTCCAGCTGGTGCTCCAGGCCTCCGTCGTGGCCGTCGACCAGGGTGACCAGGCGGGACACCGAGTCCTGGACCGGGCGGTCGCGGCGCTCGATCAGGCCGTCGGTGTAGATCAGCAGGATGTCGCCCTCCGCCAGCTGGAGCTCGTCCTCCTCGTACGCCACGTCGCGGACCGCCCCCAGCAGTGAACCGCGGATCAGCGGCAAGGTCGTCGCCGTGCCGTCGCGGTGGCGGACGATCGGGGGCAGGTGGCCCGCGCGGGCCCAGCGCAGCTTCCGGCGGGCCGGGTCGTAGACCGCCGTCACCGCGGTCGCCGTGACGTGGTCGGTCAGGTGGTAGGCCACCAGGTTCAGCCACGTCAGCAGCTGGGCCGGGCCGGCGCCGGTCGCCGCGAGGCCGCGCAGGGCGTTGCGGAGGCTCACCATGCCCGTCGCGGCGTCGATGCCGTGGCCGGCGACGTCGCCGACGCACAGCAGGACCTCGCCCGTCGGCAGGGCCACCGCGTCGTACCAGTCGCCGCCGACCAGGTGCTCCTTCTCCGCGGGACGGTAGCGGACCGCCGCCCGCAGGCCCGGCATGTCGATCGGGCCCTTCGCCGGCGGCATGATCGCGTGCTGCAGCTGCAGCGCCAGCCGGTTGCGCTCCATCGCCTCCTGCTCGGTCTCGGCCAGCCTGTCCCGCGTGGCCGCCAGCGCCACCTCGGTCCAGTGCTGCGACGAAACGTCCTGGTAGGCGCCCCGGACCGCGACCAGCTCGCCGCGGCCGTCGACGACCGGCTCGGCGACCACCCGGATGTGCCGGGCGACGCCGTCGGAGCGCTGCAGGCGGAACGCCGTCGACGACGGGCGCTTGTGGTGCAGCACCGCCCGCAGGAACCGGCCGATCGCCGGCGCGTCGTCGGGGTGCGCGTGCCCGGCCAGCTCGTGCAGCGACAGCGGTGCGGCGTTCGGCAGCAGGCCGTACAGCGCGAACAGCTCGGTGTTCCAGGTGATCGCGCCGGTCACGACGTTCTCTTCGAAGCCGCCGATGCGGCCCAGCCGCTGGGCGTGCTGCAGCAGCACGGCGAGCTTCGCCGCGTCGTCCTGGATGCGCAGGATCAGCAGCACGTTCCCGGCGAAGCGGGTGACGCTGACGTCGGTGAGCACCGTCAGCGGCACCTGGTCGACCAGGGTCGTGATCGCCATGCTCTCGGCCCGGAACGGCTCGCCGGTGGCGTAGACGCGCTGGATCTTGTCGAGCAAGCCGCTCTCCTCGGCGGCGAGCGGGTACGACTCCAGCAGCCGCGTGCCGACGATCCGGCTGCGCGGGCGCCCGCCCGGGTCGGCGAACCGGACGTTCGCGTGGTGGACGCGGAAGTCGCCGCCGTCCTGGCACGGGGTCAGCAGCACGGCCGGGTCGTGCAGGCCGTCGATGAGGTCCACCAGCTCGCCGAGCACGTCGGCCGCCCGGGCCGGCTCCCGGGTGTCGAGCGTGTACGCGCACAGTTCGGCGAGCGCCTCCAGCTGACGCCGCAGGCGCCCCGGTTCCGCGGGCAACGGGTCGGGCCAGCACATCTCGACGACGCCGATGATGCGCCCGCCGGTCCCGGTCGGCACCGTCACCCGGCCGCCCCCGGCGAAGGTGTGCTGCCCGATCGACGGCAGGCCGGCCCCGGCGAGCGTCGGGCACCAGACGGTGTCGCGCTCGAGCAGCGCGCTGCGGGCGGGCGTCGCCACGCCCGGCGGCACGTACCGCCAGCGCGCCGCCTCCTCGGCCGAGAACCCGGCCGATCCGGCCAGGGTCATCGACCCGTCGGACCCGGCGAGCCACACCG belongs to Amycolatopsis tolypomycina and includes:
- a CDS encoding LysR family transcriptional regulator; the encoded protein is MDVQTLRLFREVAAGATVTETAARAHLTQPALSRALRRLEHEAGAELFRRSGRVLRLTPAGHAFRRHVDLVLDQLDQGLREVGEIVAPDTGVVPLAFLHTFGTWLVPAVLSGFLGEHPGARFELRQHGEAGLEEELLDGTADVVITSGDPGHPQLHWSRLLVEPLRLAVPPRHRLAGRRRVRLADVAAETFILLRPGYALRETTERLCAEAGFAPRIGFEGDEVETLRGLVTAGLGVAVVPLPHTAEFPAPHLELTDVDAARDIGLAWAAGRNLPPLSETFRRHVLAAAPRLVATGDDRPQGTM
- a CDS encoding calcium:proton antiporter, encoding MVAALRSFLLSWTSVTPVLGVLVLALAWGRDLGPVFVALVAVALGATVLAAVHHAEVVAHRVGEPFGSLVLAVAVTVIEVALIVTMMVSGGPEAGSLARDTVFAAVMITTNGIVGISLLVGARRYGSTLFNSEGSGAALATVATLATLSLVLPAFTSSTPGPAFSPTQLTFAALASLVLYGTFVLTQTVRHRDFFLPVAADGAVKEDDHADPPSNRAALGSLVLLLVALVAVVGLAKVESPAIEAGVRAAGFPQSFVGVVIALLVLLPETLAAVRAAQRDRMQISLNLAYGSAIASIGLTIPAIALASVWLPGQLLLGLGSTQIVLLALTVVVSVLTVVPGRATRLQGGVHLVLLAGFLVLAINP
- a CDS encoding SpoIIE family protein phosphatase: MIGDDRLPAGEQTVLPPVEVSANLARLAETVARLRGEIEHAHAVADGRALIELAKGVLMERLHCAPADAARQLETLAARAGMTPLEFAADVVGEAAADRVTDVARDFLARADDSGDSVAVRLRTAESGVLAAGDTQRVAESILDHALRPLGATAVAVWLAGSDGSMTLAGSAGFSAEEAARWRYVPPGVATPARSALLERDTVWCPTLAGAGLPSIGQHTFAGGGRVTVPTGTGGRIIGVVEMCWPDPLPAEPGRLRRQLEALAELCAYTLDTREPARAADVLGELVDLIDGLHDPAVLLTPCQDGGDFRVHHANVRFADPGGRPRSRIVGTRLLESYPLAAEESGLLDKIQRVYATGEPFRAESMAITTLVDQVPLTVLTDVSVTRFAGNVLLILRIQDDAAKLAVLLQHAQRLGRIGGFEENVVTGAITWNTELFALYGLLPNAAPLSLHELAGHAHPDDAPAIGRFLRAVLHHKRPSSTAFRLQRSDGVARHIRVVAEPVVDGRGELVAVRGAYQDVSSQHWTEVALAATRDRLAETEQEAMERNRLALQLQHAIMPPAKGPIDMPGLRAAVRYRPAEKEHLVGGDWYDAVALPTGEVLLCVGDVAGHGIDAATGMVSLRNALRGLAATGAGPAQLLTWLNLVAYHLTDHVTATAVTAVYDPARRKLRWARAGHLPPIVRHRDGTATTLPLIRGSLLGAVRDVAYEEDELQLAEGDILLIYTDGLIERRDRPVQDSVSRLVTLVDGHDGGLEHQLDRLLTYSTADTDDDTCVVGIEVTTA